TGACCTGCCCCCGTCTTTAGTGCCAAGTCGTGGTTAGCAAAGTCCGAGTTGTGAATCTATCCGATTTCCGTCTCCGATGCGCTGTCGGGCAAGCTTGCCCGACAGCGCGCCGCGAACTCCGCCGGGGTCAAATCGTCGAGCGAACTGTGCGGCCGCCACTCGTTGTACTCCCGTCGCCAGATGCCGATGCGCACCCGCGCCTCGGCCAGGCTGGTGAACCAATGCTCGTTCAGGCATTCGTCGCGGAACTTGCCGTTGAACGACTCGACGTAGCCGTTCTGCATCGGTTTGCCCGGCTGAATCAGCTTGAGCTCGACGCCGTTGCGATACGCCCATTGGTCAAGTGCCTTGCCGGTGAATTCCGGCCCCTGGTCGGTGCGGATCGCTGTCGGCAGACCACGGAAGATCGCCGCCTGCTCCAGAACCCGCACGACGTAGTCGCCGGTGATGCTGTGATCGACCACGATATCTACGGCCTCCTTGGTGCAGTCGTCAACGATGTTCAGGCATTTCAGCCGACGGCCATTCGACAGAGCGTCCATCACGAAATCCATCGACCAGACCTGGTTCGGGGTCTCCGGCAGCGTCAAGGGATGGCGTTCCACGGCAATGCCACGCCGCCGCTTGCGCTTGGGGACCGCCAGCTTGGCGTCCTGATAAAGCCGAAACACGCGCTTGTGGTTGGCTTGGTGCCCTTCCCGACGCAGCAGAACATGAATGCGCCGATAGCCGAAGCGGCGCCGCTCGGCTGCCAGTTCGATCATCCTCGCCTGGATCGCTTCGTTGGCCGGATTGGCCGTCGGTGCGTAGGCCAGCACCGTGCGCGATATCCCCACAAGCCGGCAGGCACGACGCTGAGAGATCCCGGTCTTCTCTTGCATCGCCGTCACTGCCTCGCGCTTCGCCTGCGGGGTC
This region of Pseudomonadota bacterium genomic DNA includes:
- a CDS encoding IS3 family transposase (programmed frameshift), whose translation is MKKRFTDEQIIGFLKQAEGGIAIKDLCRKHGFSDAAFYTWRKKFGGMEVADAKRLKALEAENSKLKKLLAESLLDNDALKVALGPKALTPQAKREAVTAMQEKTGISQRRACRLVGISRTVLAYAPTANPANEAIQARMIELAAERRRFGYRRIHVLLRREGHQANHKRVFRLYQDAKLAVPKRKRRRGIAVERHPLTLPETPNQVWSMDFVMDALSNGRRLKCLNIVDDCTKEAVDIVVDHSITGDYVVRVLEQAAIFRGLPTAIRTDQGPEFTGKALDQWAYRNGVELKLIQPGKPMQNGYVESFNGKFRDECLNEHWFTSLAEARVRIGIWRREYNEWRPHSSLDDLTPAEFAARCRASLPDSASETEIG